CTAGAACCGTCGGGCTCAAGAGTTACTGAAAAATCATAAGAAGGGAGAGGATCCTTCAGAGGCCTAGACCAAGGGTCAGCTTCGGCCTCTTCCACTCGTCGAGTATAGCCTTTAAGTCCTCGTTCTCAACTTTGGAGTAGAGCTCGTCAAAGCGCTTCTTGGCCTCCTCATCTCCAGCCTTCCATTTGGCGAGTTCCGCGATGGCCCTGAAAAAGTGGGCGGTGTCATCTTCGAAGAGCTCTGCAAAGGCCTCCATGTTCTTCGCTACGGTCTCGTAGGAGCCCTCGTTGAAGAGTCCCTCTATGAAGTCGGTGAGGGTCTCGAAGACGAGCTCGAATATCTCGTCGTTGACATCTATCGCCTTAACCAGGGCATCGCGGAGGGCCTTGAATGCTTTTCCGTAATCGTTCCTTCCAGCCCAGATTTCAGCCTCTATTAGTCTGGCGTTTATCTCTATCTCGTCGTCCCGTGGGTTCCTGAGGACTTCCTTTATGAGTGTTTCTGCCTCGTCGTATTCGCCCAGCTCGTACTTGAAGTGAGCCAAATCAAGGAGGCTTATGAGACCGTTCTTCTCGTCTTTTATCCTCTCAAAAATCTCTCTGGCCCGGGTCATGAGCTCTATTGCCTTTTCCGTCTCTCCAAGCTCGTCGTAGTTAACCGCGAGGTTGGCCAGAGTCAGACCTATCTCCTTCTCGTTCTTCAGGACGTTCTCCTCGTGCTCAAGAAGCTTCTCATAGGTCTCAACTGCCTTATCAGCCATTCCGTAGCCCTCGTAAGCGTCGGCGAGGTAATAAAGCGCGGTCGCGTACTCCTCGGGATCGTCCTTCTTCATCTCAACGAGCCTCTTGTAGAGCTCTATTCCCTCATCTGGCTCGTCGAGGTGTGCGTAGAGGTGCCCAATTTCTCCTGCGAGCTCGTAGGGGTCCTCGCACTCAACGACAACCTCCTTCAGCCTCTTGAGTTCCGCTTTGAGCTCCTCCTCATCATCTATGGAGTCCATGTAATCGTCAAACAGTTCAAGGAGCCTCTCGCAGTTCTTCTCGGCGAGGGCATTCTCCCAATCGGCCTTAACCTCACTCATTTTCGTATCACCGGGCCTTATCTTGGTTGAGAGGTTAAAAAGGTATGCTACTCACGTTCGAAACATTTTATTGGAAAACTCCCATTATTTTTGAATAAATGACAAAATCCTGGCGTATTTTGTTTAGGTTGGATGTCTCCTCGGCGTTTTTGATTTGAAAAAATGTCAGCAATTAAGCGACTTGTATGGATAATTTATCCATAAGATGAACGATTCCTGAAGAAGTGACCACAGATACAGGGACAACCGTTATTAACTCCTCTCCCCTTCATTCTACTTGGATAAATTATCCAGGTGTTAAAAATGGAGGCCGTGAAGAAGGATGTGATTCAGGAATACGCTAGTTGGGAAAGTCTTGACGTACTTGAAAACGCCAACCGCTATCCGGGTCCAACCGGATTTTTCGCCTATGTCATGGAGGAAGCCCTGAAAGAGAGCATAGCCTTAGTTCCAGAGGAAGGGAGAAATGCGCACTTCTCCAGAGACATCTACATCCACAAGCTCCCGTACAGCCTTTACATACCCTACTGCTCGGGCCACAGCACCTCAAGGCTGCTCCAAAAAGGATTGAGAACGCCGACGATAACTTCAAGGCCGGCCAGGCACTTCGACACCTACGTTG
This is a stretch of genomic DNA from Thermococcus sp. Bubb.Bath. It encodes these proteins:
- a CDS encoding lipopolysaccharide assembly protein LapB, whose amino-acid sequence is MSEVKADWENALAEKNCERLLELFDDYMDSIDDEEELKAELKRLKEVVVECEDPYELAGEIGHLYAHLDEPDEGIELYKRLVEMKKDDPEEYATALYYLADAYEGYGMADKAVETYEKLLEHEENVLKNEKEIGLTLANLAVNYDELGETEKAIELMTRAREIFERIKDEKNGLISLLDLAHFKYELGEYDEAETLIKEVLRNPRDDEIEINARLIEAEIWAGRNDYGKAFKALRDALVKAIDVNDEIFELVFETLTDFIEGLFNEGSYETVAKNMEAFAELFEDDTAHFFRAIAELAKWKAGDEEAKKRFDELYSKVENEDLKAILDEWKRPKLTLGLGL